TTGATCAAAGCAGTTATTACAAGCAGCAATCCACTCAACTAGTCTTTGTTCTAAAAGCTTAGTAGCATCATCCATTCAATAACCCCTTTTTCCTCAGTTTTGTATACCCTTACATACAAAGTGTAGGACTTTTATAGAAAGAAATCAAATCATATCTATGTGATGTTGTGATGTTTCGAACAATTCTTATGGGAAATAATTTTCTTTCTAAAATGCGATTTATTGTGAATGAGCAACTATCTATATTATAATAGAGGTAAGATATCGTTTTTTCATGTAAAAAGAGAGATATTTTTATGTACTAATATAAATACGAACTTAAAATAGTGCAAAATAAGGAGGTCAAAATGAAAACCAGGGGAAAACAAACAGACAGGCGAGTAATTCGGACAAAAAGAGAGATTCTCAGTGCACTTACAAAACTAATAGAACAAAAATCAATCGATGAAATTACAGTTCGAGAAATTACTGATTTAGCAGGGATCAATCGAGGAACCTTTTATCTCCATTATGTGGATAAATATGATTTGATGGAGAAAAGTGTTAACAATCTAATTATTGAATTAAGAGATATGGGAATTCATATTATAAATTCAAAAGAAGCAACTGGAGATTCGGAAGAAAGAAAAGAAAAAACGATTTCTTCCCTTACCTCAATTTTCGAATATGTACAAGAAAATAGTCGCTTTATTCGTAGTCTTTTAAGTGACAATAGCAGCTATTCGTTTCATCATAAATTCAATGAAATTTTAAAAGATTCCTTTATAAAAGAAATCCAAATGACAGATCCAAAAATTCCGTCTTTATACTTAGCGACTGCAATTTCTTATGCTTATCAAGGATTGATTAATACTTGGCTTATGCAGGATATGGAGGAATCACCTCGTAAAATGGGAGAGTATGGGTATGAAATTTTACAATATTTTATGGTAAATGCTACTAATAATCGAGTTTAAAATAAAAAAGGATTGAATAACATCAATATTTTTAAAGGTGTTATTCATTTTTTATTTTAAATAACAAGTTCTTATGATAAAAGGAATACTTCAGAAGAATGAAGGAGTGAGGGGAAAGTATGATGAAAGGAAATGTTGACTTTACTTTAGTGGAAGAAATGTTGAATAAGACAAAAGAAGAAATTGAAAAAATGTCACCTGTAAATGTTATGTTAGTTGGGAAAACAGGAGTAGGAAAAAGTACATTAGTTAATAATGTGTTTCGTGAGCGACTTGCTTCAACTGGAATTGGGAAACCGATTACGAAACATCTTCGCAAAATCGAAAAAGAAGGAATTCCAATTGTACTATACGATACACGTGGTTTAGAATTAAGTACAGAAGTACAATCTACTGTACGAAAAGAAATTTTTGAAGCCATTCATATCAATCATAAAAAAGGACCGGAAAAAGCGATTCATGTGATCTATTATTGTATTAATGCGAACTCTTCTAGAATTGAAGAATCAGAAATTGATTTTATTAATGAGCTTTCTGAGTTATTACCCGTCATTATTGTTCTTACACAATCAATGGGAAAACCTGCGGAGACCTTTAGAAAGTATATTGAAGAATTAAATCTTAAAGTTATGGCAGTCGTAACAGTTATGGCTGAACCTTATTTGATTTCGTCAGATGTTACTATTCCTAGAAAAGGATTAAAACAACTCATTGAGTTAACCTTTGAAGTGATCCCGGAAGAAGCAAAGTTAGCTTTTAATAATGCCCAGCAAGTGGATATCCAAAGAAAGGCTCGTGCAGCCAGGAGTTGGGCAACTCGATATATAGCGACTACATTTGGTGTTGGCTTTACACCTATACCATTTTCGGATGCGACTATCCTTGTACCGATGCAAATAGCGATGATG
The Jeotgalibaca sp. MA1X17-3 genome window above contains:
- a CDS encoding TetR/AcrR family transcriptional regulator codes for the protein MKTRGKQTDRRVIRTKREILSALTKLIEQKSIDEITVREITDLAGINRGTFYLHYVDKYDLMEKSVNNLIIELRDMGIHIINSKEATGDSEERKEKTISSLTSIFEYVQENSRFIRSLLSDNSSYSFHHKFNEILKDSFIKEIQMTDPKIPSLYLATAISYAYQGLINTWLMQDMEESPRKMGEYGYEILQYFMVNATNNRV
- a CDS encoding YcjF family protein codes for the protein MMKGNVDFTLVEEMLNKTKEEIEKMSPVNVMLVGKTGVGKSTLVNNVFRERLASTGIGKPITKHLRKIEKEGIPIVLYDTRGLELSTEVQSTVRKEIFEAIHINHKKGPEKAIHVIYYCINANSSRIEESEIDFINELSELLPVIIVLTQSMGKPAETFRKYIEELNLKVMAVVTVMAEPYLISSDVTIPRKGLKQLIELTFEVIPEEAKLAFNNAQQVDIQRKARAARSWATRYIATTFGVGFTPIPFSDATILVPMQIAMMSHITAIFGISMDKTSIASILSAIGGTSGATYVGRYLVSNLIKFIPGAGTIAGGIISGATASVLTTALAMSYIEVLSFIAKGEVEGTYPDLKNIGDLMRERLQVYLKQSEETSITDSTVDEERTEDVEKKEKPTFFQKIRNTFTKK